A DNA window from Seriola aureovittata isolate HTS-2021-v1 ecotype China chromosome 8, ASM2101889v1, whole genome shotgun sequence contains the following coding sequences:
- the nocta gene encoding nocturnin encodes MNPARRCSALLNQLCVSSRNGPAARRPFSTGAVSNPTGPRYFGVGGRGVTGTCPQLKPSGTSTTGAAPVCPMGGGSSRLFGTLAQSLNSSSLAQPDPYPEESPDQDLAEVDPDQLLRECEDVLQRRPARPHRDLVYPSTTAPCHHNDNPSIRVMQWNILAQALGEGKDGFVRCPLEALNWQERKYLILEEILTYRPDILCLQEVDHYYDTFQPIMASLGYHGSFLAKPWSPCLDVEQNNGPDGCALFYRHSRFSLQATAHLRLSAMMLPTNQVAIVQTLNCRVTGRQLCVAVTHLKARNGWERLRSAQGADLLQSLRNITSRGGGQSEAASAIVPLVVCGDFNAEPSEDVYRRFSSSPLGLNSAYKLLSSDGQTEPAYTTWKIRPSGESCSTLDYIWYTHDALSVDCLLDIPTEEQIGPDRLPSYHYPSDHLSLLCDISFREELHRLM; translated from the exons ATGAATCCAGCTCGTCGCTGTTCGGCTTTATTgaaccagctgtgtgtgtcctcgCGGAATGGACCGGCAGCTAGGAGACCGTTTTCAACGGGAGCAGTGTCAAACCCGACGGGACCACGATACTTCGGGGTCGGAGGAAGAGGAGTCACAGGGACTTGTCCCCAGCTGAAGCCGAGCGGAACTTCCACCACTGGGGCAGCACCAG TTTGTCCAATGggtggcggcagcagcaggttgtttGGTACGTTGGCCCAGTCGCTGAACAGCTCCTCCTTGGCCCAACCAGACCCGTACCCGGAAGAAAGCCCAGACCAGGACCTGGCCGAGGTAGACCCAGACCAGCTGCTCAGAGAGTGTGAGGATGTCCTGCAGAGGCGACCGGCCCGGCCACACCGGGATCTGGTCTATCCCAGCACCACAGCACCCTGTCACCATAATGACAACCCCTCCATACGGGTGATGCAGTGGAACATACTTGCCCAAG CTCTTGGTGAGGGGAAGGACGGGTTTGTCCGCTGTCCACTGGAGGCTCTCAACTGGCAGGAAAGGAAGTACTTGATCCTGGAGGAGATCCTCACCTACCGGCCCGACATCCTGTGTCTACAGGAAGTGGACCACTACTACGACACTTTTCAGCCAATCATGGCCAGCCTGGGTTACCATGGCAGCTTTCTGGCAAAACCCTGGTCTCCCTGTCTGGATGTAGAGCAGAATAACGGTCCTGACGGCTGCGCTCTGTTTTATCGCCACTCACGCTTCTCCCTCCAGGCCACAGCTCACCTGCGGCTGTCAGCCATGATGCTGCCCACCAACCAGGTAGCCATCGTTCAGACGTTGAACTGCCGGGTAACGGGCCGGCAGCTGTGCGTGGCCGTCACCCATCTGAAAGCTCGTAATGGCTGGGAGAGGCTGCGTAGTGCACAGGGTGCTGATCTGCTGCAGAGTTTACGAAACATAACGTCCCGGGGTGGCGGTCAGAGTGAGGCAGCGTCAGCCATCGTTCCTTTAGTAGTGTGTGGGGACTTTAACGCAGAGCCCTCAGAGGACGTTTACAGACGCTTCAGCTCCTCCCCCCTCGGCCTAAACTCTGCATACAAGCTGTTGAGCTCTGACGGACAGACGGAGCCAGCCTATACCACGTGGAAGATCCGCCCCTCTGGTGAGAGCTGCAGCACGCTGGACTACATCTGGTATACCCATGATGCTTTGAGTGTGGACTGTCTGTTGGACATTCCCACTGAAGAGCAGATAGGTCCAGACCGCCTCCCCTCCTACCACTACCCCTCTGACCATTTATCACTGCTCTGTGACATCAGTTTCAGGGAGGAACTTCATAGGTTGATGTAG
- the slbp gene encoding histone RNA hairpin-binding protein isoform X1: MSEWTRSRRRDAPSGQHDDRSSGPSRWSHCRKRGVDGSLRANREAEGDDRENGSYRHADNRHASFTTPESEGPVSRCSRQADWGSQVEDDEMRRDVHRDMQRYRRRILGAEVTQRERKTSSGSSGSCDSREGDNMETDEAVLLRRQKQINYGKNTLAYDRYIKEVPKHMRQPGVHPKTPNKFRKYSRRSWDQQIKLWKVKLHAWDPPTEDSQDKVLDNIEELGLDDVMDIELDFPTLSDPQDAPASVTAHSLSLEGEDCLGTPVKLQKTEDPESA; this comes from the exons ATGTCTGAGTGGACCAGAAGCAGACGACGCGACGCTCCCAGCGGCCAACACGACGACAG GAGCTCTGGCCCGTCTCGGTGGTCCCACTGCAGGAAGAGGGGGGTGGATGGCAGCCTGCGGgccaacagagaggcagagggtgATGACAGGGAGAATGGCAGCTACAGACACGCTGACAACAGACATGCCAG TTTCACCACTCCAGAGAGCGAAGGCCCAGTGTCTCGCTGCAGTCGGCAGGCGGACTGGGGCAGCCAGGTGGAGGACGATGAGATGAGGAGGGACGTTCACAGAGACATGCAGCG TTACAGGAGGAGGATACTGGGTGCAGAGGTCACCCAGAGAGAGCGAAAGACCTCCTCTGGCTCCTCTGGGAG ctgtgactcCAGAGAGGGAGACAACATGGAGACCGATGAGGCTGTGCTGCTACGGCGACAGAAACAGATCAACTACGGCAAGAACACACTGGCCTACGACCGATACATCAAGGAGGTCCCAAA ACACATGCGTCAGCCTGGTGTTCACCCAAAGACTCCCAATAAGTTCAGGAAGTACAGCCGTCGCTCGTGGGATCAGCAGATCAAACTGTGGAAGGTCAAACTGCACGCCTGGGACCCCCCAACAGAGGACAGCCAAGACAAAGTCCTTGATAACAT TGAGGAGCTGGGGCTCGATGATGTAATGGACATTGAGCTGGACTTCCCAACCCTCTCAGACCCACAGGATGCCCCAGCCTCTGTCACCGCACACAGCCTTTCACTGGAG GGTGAGGACTGTCTGGGAACTCCAGTTAAactacagaagacagaagatcCTGAGTCGGCGTAG
- the LOC130173129 gene encoding uncharacterized protein LOC130173129: protein MHRAMSCRSVGQQQCQLRELVQAVLQPLKKGLCSFNNVSEMLLSVNGDTVLPGSKQFRDIRQQIENMKQQMQASEEVAKTELQRLDWETEHLTAMQSDLARQKKKKEGELQNLKTKLESHRSSLASYREALETEKRNLESAEDTLSSMRRRRDEAETMRNVGIGLMFIPFVGWIPGATLAIIGESEMNEASDAVRTAKREVNSCESQVESYSDKVSKYESKISQAQRDIKETDNKIHETDAKLRDMSVQRQVVADFQNKMRRAVHQLGKLCGVGSVAELQTRHQILLAPVIKVMEEMTTALSQITGDELLHTQGIKTLIWDMKRNHNKLKELPGTSETLNDYY, encoded by the exons ATGCATCGAGCCATGTCTTGTAG ATCTGTAGGGCAGCAGCAATGTCAGTTGAGGGAACTGGTCCAGGCTGTGCTTCAGCCGCTGAAGAAAGGACTCTGTTCCTTCAACAATGTTTCAGAGATGCTCCTCAGTGTAAATGGAGACACGGTTCTTCCTGGATCCAAGCAATTCCGTGATATCAGACAACAGATTGAGAACATGAAGCAGCAGATGCAGGCATCAGAGGAGGTAGCCAAAACAGAGCTTCAACGCCTGGATTGGGAGACTGAGCATCTCACTGCAATGCAGAGTGATTTAGcaaggcagaaaaagaagaaagagggtGAGTTACAGAACTTGAAAACAAAGCTGGAGTCACACAGATCCTCTCTAGCGAGTTACCGTGAAGCtctggagacagagaagagaaacctGGAGTCAGCAGAAGACACCCTTTCCAGCATGAGGCGGAGGAGAGACGAGGCAGAGACAATGAGGAATGTTGGGATTGGTTTAATGTTCATACCATTTGTGGGATGGATTCCTG GGGCAACCTTGGCTATTATTGGGGAATCAGAGATGAACGAGGCCTCTGATGCTGTCCGCACAGCTAAACGGGaggtaaacagctgtgaatCTCAGGTCGAATCATACTCCGACAAAGTGTCTAAATATGAATCCAAGATCTCTCAAGCTCAGCGTGACATTAAAGAGACTGACAATAAGATTCATGAGACGGATGCCAAACTGCGGGACATGTCTGTGCAGCGGCAGGTTGTTGctgattttcagaataaaatgagaaGAGCTGTCCATCAGCTGGGGAAGCTGTGTGGGGTGGGGAGTGTGGCAGAGCTGCAGACCCGACACCAGATCCTGCTGGCGCCTGTGATTAaggtgatggaggagatgaCAACAGCACTGTCTCAGATCACTGGAgatgagctgctgcacacacaagGCATCAAGACACTGATTTGGGACATGAAGAGGAACCATAACAAACTAAAAGAACTTCCTGGCACCAGTGAGACTTTAAATGATTATTACTGA
- the slbp gene encoding histone RNA hairpin-binding protein isoform X2, with protein sequence MSEWTRSRRRDAPSGQHDDRSSGPSRWSHCRKRGVDGSLRANREAEGDDRENGSYRHADNRHASFTTPESEGPVSRCSRQADWGSQVEDDEMRRDVHRDMQRRRILGAEVTQRERKTSSGSSGSCDSREGDNMETDEAVLLRRQKQINYGKNTLAYDRYIKEVPKHMRQPGVHPKTPNKFRKYSRRSWDQQIKLWKVKLHAWDPPTEDSQDKVLDNIEELGLDDVMDIELDFPTLSDPQDAPASVTAHSLSLEGEDCLGTPVKLQKTEDPESA encoded by the exons ATGTCTGAGTGGACCAGAAGCAGACGACGCGACGCTCCCAGCGGCCAACACGACGACAG GAGCTCTGGCCCGTCTCGGTGGTCCCACTGCAGGAAGAGGGGGGTGGATGGCAGCCTGCGGgccaacagagaggcagagggtgATGACAGGGAGAATGGCAGCTACAGACACGCTGACAACAGACATGCCAG TTTCACCACTCCAGAGAGCGAAGGCCCAGTGTCTCGCTGCAGTCGGCAGGCGGACTGGGGCAGCCAGGTGGAGGACGATGAGATGAGGAGGGACGTTCACAGAGACATGCAGCG GAGGAGGATACTGGGTGCAGAGGTCACCCAGAGAGAGCGAAAGACCTCCTCTGGCTCCTCTGGGAG ctgtgactcCAGAGAGGGAGACAACATGGAGACCGATGAGGCTGTGCTGCTACGGCGACAGAAACAGATCAACTACGGCAAGAACACACTGGCCTACGACCGATACATCAAGGAGGTCCCAAA ACACATGCGTCAGCCTGGTGTTCACCCAAAGACTCCCAATAAGTTCAGGAAGTACAGCCGTCGCTCGTGGGATCAGCAGATCAAACTGTGGAAGGTCAAACTGCACGCCTGGGACCCCCCAACAGAGGACAGCCAAGACAAAGTCCTTGATAACAT TGAGGAGCTGGGGCTCGATGATGTAATGGACATTGAGCTGGACTTCCCAACCCTCTCAGACCCACAGGATGCCCCAGCCTCTGTCACCGCACACAGCCTTTCACTGGAG GGTGAGGACTGTCTGGGAACTCCAGTTAAactacagaagacagaagatcCTGAGTCGGCGTAG